From one Verrucomicrobiota bacterium genomic stretch:
- a CDS encoding endonuclease/exonuclease/phosphatase family protein, whose product MQLSIMTWNLWADDMPGARWRDRAPYILAFLQSEPVDVIGFQEVTRERIEDIHKHMPQYTWAGEGREGGEQGEYNPIFYRHDLFECLEQKTFWLSQSPLIPSHSWDSIYPRICTVCRLRLRAEGEGPVLAVMNTHLDHWGYRARRESAQILRGYAGTLPVEEAMILMGDFNCGINTEPLQKILADNFFQDLATTGHTQKTWRGWYGTGIGSARLDLIMGRHLRATEYGIRHPGPVKRSSDHFPVVADVESGQ is encoded by the coding sequence ATGCAACTCAGTATCATGACATGGAACCTGTGGGCTGATGACATGCCCGGTGCGCGCTGGCGTGATCGCGCCCCCTACATTCTCGCCTTTCTCCAGAGTGAGCCAGTGGACGTGATCGGGTTTCAAGAAGTCACCCGTGAACGTATCGAGGATATCCATAAACATATGCCGCAGTATACATGGGCGGGGGAGGGTCGGGAAGGAGGTGAGCAGGGTGAGTATAATCCCATTTTTTATCGCCATGATCTTTTTGAATGCCTTGAGCAAAAAACATTTTGGCTTTCGCAAAGCCCCCTCATTCCTAGCCACAGCTGGGACAGCATTTATCCACGGATTTGCACGGTTTGTCGTTTGAGATTACGTGCCGAGGGTGAAGGCCCTGTGCTCGCAGTGATGAATACACACCTGGATCATTGGGGATATCGGGCGCGCCGAGAAAGTGCTCAAATCCTCCGAGGTTATGCGGGCACGCTACCCGTAGAGGAAGCGATGATCCTGATGGGAGACTTTAACTGCGGAATCAATACCGAGCCCCTCCAAAAAATCCTCGCCGACAACTTTTTTCAGGATCTCGCTACGACGGGACACACCCAGAAAACGTGGAGGGGATGGTATGGAACGGGGATAGGCAGCGCACGACTCGACTTGATCATGGGTCGCCACCTCAGGGCCACAGAGTACGGGATCCGGCATCCGGGACCAGTCAAACGATCCTCGGATCATTTCCCAGTCGTGGCAGACGTGGAGAGTGGACAATGA
- the cls gene encoding cardiolipin synthase: MNITQTLILAGGWLIALVTLPFILLSEKRPAGMLAWMWAVLLFPYIGAFAYLLFGSERIYRRHLKRRRKWSHRRGSVEPLPLEGHDPRNRELASLLSSINVHSSSRYDEVEVFLHAQEFYPALAAEIKEAKSSILIEFFIWRNDEYGKNLRDVLTEAAGRGVAVRVIIDEMGCFGLPRGYFSGLIEAGGKFSWFNALHVMRNRWNFSLRNHRKLQIIDGKIAFVGGMNIGREYMGDKSESGGWKDAQIRLSGAVVRALCQTFWEDWYFATDEDMSGEKNLPSPIHGGRGLAQVVEDGPDSQQYPIMLSTVALLNAARRRVWFAAGYFFPTEPFLSALKLCVARGVEVRILIPAKSDHPYLVKGARAYYEELLTYGVRLYEYTCGTHHAKVIIMDDEWASVGSANLDVRSMRLNFELNVILHSTDVVTKIEKELTKDYISSHEVTLDEVRSRSMWTRLIENICRLLGPIL; the protein is encoded by the coding sequence ATGAATATTACCCAGACACTGATTTTGGCCGGAGGCTGGCTGATTGCTCTGGTGACTCTTCCCTTTATTTTACTCTCGGAGAAGCGTCCCGCAGGGATGCTGGCGTGGATGTGGGCAGTTCTCCTCTTCCCCTATATCGGTGCCTTTGCCTATTTACTTTTCGGCAGTGAGCGGATCTATCGTCGGCATTTAAAGAGGCGTAGGAAGTGGTCACATCGCAGGGGATCAGTGGAGCCGCTTCCCCTAGAAGGCCATGACCCGAGAAATCGGGAACTCGCCAGTCTGCTCTCATCAATCAATGTCCACTCGTCGAGCCGGTACGATGAGGTGGAGGTCTTCCTCCATGCTCAAGAATTCTACCCCGCCCTCGCAGCAGAGATCAAAGAAGCAAAGTCATCGATCCTTATTGAGTTTTTTATCTGGCGCAATGATGAATATGGAAAGAATTTACGGGACGTCCTCACGGAGGCCGCAGGGCGTGGCGTGGCGGTGAGAGTGATTATCGACGAGATGGGATGCTTTGGCCTCCCACGGGGATATTTTAGTGGGCTCATCGAGGCGGGCGGAAAGTTTTCGTGGTTCAATGCCCTACACGTGATGCGGAATCGGTGGAATTTCAGCCTGCGCAATCACCGTAAACTCCAAATCATCGATGGAAAGATCGCCTTTGTGGGGGGAATGAATATTGGCCGAGAGTATATGGGAGATAAAAGCGAATCGGGTGGATGGAAAGACGCGCAAATCCGACTCAGCGGAGCTGTAGTGCGCGCACTTTGCCAGACATTCTGGGAAGACTGGTATTTCGCCACGGATGAGGATATGAGTGGTGAGAAAAACTTACCCTCTCCGATCCATGGTGGCCGAGGCTTGGCGCAGGTAGTGGAGGATGGTCCCGACTCACAACAGTATCCGATCATGCTCTCTACGGTGGCACTCTTGAATGCGGCTCGTCGGAGGGTGTGGTTTGCTGCCGGATATTTTTTCCCCACTGAGCCGTTCCTGAGCGCACTCAAGCTCTGTGTGGCACGTGGGGTAGAGGTCCGTATCCTGATCCCCGCAAAGAGTGATCATCCCTATTTGGTAAAAGGAGCGAGAGCCTATTACGAGGAACTGCTCACCTACGGCGTCCGCCTCTACGAGTATACCTGCGGCACACATCATGCCAAAGTGATCATTATGGATGATGAGTGGGCAAGTGTGGGCTCGGCAAATCTGGATGTGCGCTCGATGCGTTTAAATTTCGAGCTCAATGTCATCTTACATTCCACAGACGTGGTCACCAAAATCGAAAAAGAACTCACAAAAGAC